The proteins below are encoded in one region of Mustelus asterias unplaced genomic scaffold, sMusAst1.hap1.1 HAP1_SCAFFOLD_2628, whole genome shotgun sequence:
- the LOC144489882 gene encoding serine/threonine-protein kinase TAO2-like — protein MTESGNGVCLGTECMTESRNGVYDGVWERSLSGTECMTESGNGVWERSLGTESVWDGVYDGVWERSSKELQIKKQFQDTCKIQTRQYKALRNHLLETTVKSEHKAVLKRLKEEQTRKLAILAEQYDHSINEMLSTQALRLDETQESEYQVLRVQLQQELELLNAYQSKIKMHSETQHEREIKELEQRVSIRRALLEQRIEEEMLTLQTERSERIRSLLERQAREIEAFDSESLRLGFSNMALSNLPPASAFTHSYQLSNPGWSSRPPPRGGSQWSHGGMSSPASGSGSGTPQVWRQPPVLAPGSWAHPAPGASSRGSSLALRNSPQALRRTASGGQAEAGISRSTSVTSQISNGSQLSYS, from the exons ATGACGGAGTCTGGGAACGGAGTCTGTCTGGGAACGGAGTGTATGACGGAGTCTAGGAACGGAGTGTATGACGGAGTCTGGGAACGGAGTCTGTCTGGGACGGAGTGTATGACGGAGTCTGGGAACGGAGTCTGGGAACGGAGTCTGGGAACGGAGTCTGTCTGGGACGGAGTGTATGACGGAGTCTGGGAACGGAGT TCGAAGGAGTTACAGATTAAGAAACAATTCCAGGACACGTGTAAGATTCAGACGCGACAGTACAAAGCTCTACGCAACCACCTGCTGGAGACCACGGTGAAGAGTGAACACAAGGCTGTTCTCAAACGACTGAAGGAGGAACAGACTCGGAAACTGGCGATCCTCGCCGAACAGTATGACCACAGCATCAACGagatgctgtccactcaggcg CTGAGACTGGACGAGACGCAGGAATCGGAATACCAGGTTCtccgagtacagctccaacaggaACTGGAGTTACTAAACGCCTACCAGAGTAAGATCAAAATGCACAGTGAGACTCAACATGAACGCGAGATCAAGGAGCTGGAACAGCGAGTGTCCATCCGGAGAGCACTGCTAGAGCAACGG ATCGAGGAGGAGATGCTGACCTTACAGACGGAGCGGTCGGAGCGAATCCGGAGTTTATTGGAACGTCAGGCCCGGGAGATTGAAGCCTTTGATTCGGAGAGTTTGCGGCTGGGTTTCAGTAACATGGCTCTCAGTAACCTGCCCCCAGCATCCGCTTTCACCCATTCCTACCAGCTCAGTAACCCCGGATGGAGCTCCCGGCCTCCCCCACGAGGAGGCAGCCAGTGGAGCCATGGGGGCATGTCCAGCCCCGCTTCCGGCTCCGGTTCTGGCACCCCGCAGGTCTGGAGGCAGCCCCCAGTTCTGGCTCCAGGCTCCTGGGCTCACCCAGCTCCCGGGGCCAGTTCACGGGGTAGCAGCCTCGCTCTGCGTAACAGCCCCCAGGCCCTGCGGAGGACAGCGTCAGGGGGACAGGCAGAGGCTGGGATCAGTCGCAGCACCAGTGTAACGTCCCAGATCTCCAACGGCTCACAACTCTCCTACTCCTGA